One part of the Streptomyces sp. NBC_00286 genome encodes these proteins:
- a CDS encoding lipopolysaccharide biosynthesis protein gives MTTKTEAPATLATPTAPPRRLRAALRRLRALPPWSLLAAGTLTGALAGGAYGALTPPAYSASAYVVAVPTAKSDPQAALGFAQAYGRVATQLAVLGDAQVWAGVPVPTLLESVRSATSPDAPMVAVTATSARPDLAADMANAVTGAMTRHATHTKNATHIELRQFSRAIQPTEPSSASPALTALVGASAGGLLAGLALLARPRPTTPDGTSPAVVPGPATAADAHGQL, from the coding sequence ATGACCACCAAGACCGAAGCCCCGGCCACCCTCGCCACCCCGACAGCCCCACCCCGCCGACTGCGCGCGGCACTGAGACGCCTGCGCGCCCTGCCCCCCTGGTCCCTGCTCGCAGCGGGCACCCTCACCGGCGCCCTGGCAGGAGGCGCATACGGCGCCCTCACGCCGCCCGCCTACTCGGCCTCGGCCTATGTAGTCGCCGTACCGACCGCGAAGTCCGACCCCCAGGCCGCACTCGGCTTCGCCCAGGCCTACGGCCGCGTCGCCACCCAACTCGCAGTGCTGGGCGACGCCCAGGTGTGGGCGGGCGTACCGGTCCCGACGCTCCTCGAGAGCGTACGATCGGCGACCTCCCCGGACGCGCCCATGGTCGCCGTGACCGCGACATCCGCCCGCCCTGACCTGGCCGCCGACATGGCCAACGCGGTCACCGGCGCGATGACCCGCCACGCCACCCACACCAAGAACGCCACGCACATCGAACTCCGCCAGTTCTCACGGGCCATCCAGCCCACAGAACCGTCCTCGGCATCCCCGGCCCTGACCGCCCTGGTAGGCGCAAGCGCCGGCGGCCTACTAGCAGGCCTCGCCCTACTGGCACGCCCGCGTCCCACCACCCCCGACGGCACGAGCCCGGCCGTCGTACCCGGCCCGGCCACGGCCGCCGACGCCCACGGACAGCTGTGA
- a CDS encoding glycosyltransferase, which produces MKALHIITGLGVGGAEQQLRLLLRHLPVDCDVVTLTNPGPVAEGLTADGVRVVHLGMSGNRDLSALPRLARLIRHGGYDLVHTHLYRACVYGRIAARLAGVRAVVATEHSLGGTQLEGRALTSGLRALYLASERLGRATVAVSPTVADRLRGWGIPEPRIEVVPNGIDLARFRFDPSRRARTRRRLGLPQGTYVIGGIGRLTASKRFGVLIEALAQLPRDYLLLLVGSGPEESVLRRAAQRAGVTDRVLFTGEQPYEPDGTRDRLDLPSLTSAMDVLASPSAEESFGLAVVEGLAAGLPVLYACCPAVEDLPPRLAAGAHRVSGGADAFAHALAKTRAQPGNSGSRRPPAAARHYCITHTAARLMDVYAAAVSSP; this is translated from the coding sequence TTGAAGGCCCTGCACATCATCACCGGCCTCGGCGTAGGCGGCGCGGAACAACAACTCCGCCTGCTCCTACGCCACTTGCCCGTCGACTGCGACGTAGTGACGCTCACCAACCCCGGCCCGGTCGCCGAAGGCCTGACGGCGGACGGCGTACGCGTCGTCCACCTCGGCATGTCCGGCAACCGCGACCTGTCCGCCCTCCCCCGCCTAGCCCGCCTGATCCGCCACGGCGGCTACGACCTCGTACACACCCACCTCTACCGGGCCTGCGTATACGGCAGGATCGCCGCCCGCCTGGCAGGCGTACGGGCCGTCGTGGCCACCGAACACTCCCTCGGCGGCACCCAGTTGGAGGGCCGCGCCCTGACCTCCGGACTGCGCGCGCTGTACCTGGCCAGCGAACGTCTGGGCCGCGCCACGGTCGCCGTCTCCCCCACGGTCGCCGACCGCCTCCGCGGCTGGGGCATCCCCGAACCGCGCATCGAGGTCGTCCCCAACGGCATCGACCTGGCCCGCTTCCGCTTCGACCCGTCCCGCCGCGCACGCACCCGCCGCCGCCTCGGGCTCCCCCAGGGCACGTACGTCATCGGCGGTATCGGCCGCCTCACCGCGAGCAAACGCTTCGGCGTCCTGATCGAGGCCCTGGCCCAACTCCCCCGCGATTACCTGCTGTTGCTGGTCGGCAGCGGCCCCGAGGAGAGCGTGCTACGACGCGCCGCCCAACGGGCCGGGGTGACCGACCGCGTCCTGTTCACGGGCGAGCAGCCGTACGAACCCGACGGCACCCGAGACCGCCTGGACCTGCCCTCGCTGACCTCGGCGATGGACGTACTCGCCTCCCCGAGCGCGGAGGAATCCTTCGGCCTGGCCGTCGTGGAAGGCCTGGCCGCGGGCCTCCCGGTCCTGTACGCCTGCTGCCCCGCCGTGGAGGACCTCCCGCCACGCCTCGCCGCCGGCGCGCACCGGGTAAGCGGCGGCGCGGACGCGTTCGCCCACGCCCTGGCCAAGACCCGAGCCCAGCCCGGCAACAGCGGTTCGCGCCGGCCCCCCGCAGCCGCCCGCCACTACTGCATCACGCACACCGCGGCACGCCTCATGGACGTATACGCGGCCGCCGTCTCATCCCCGTAA
- a CDS encoding polysaccharide deacetylase family protein, with the protein MYHSVDDCSHDPYRVTVSPHRLDRQLTWLRRRGLRGVGVHELLAARARGEGQNLVGLTFDDGYADFVTHALPLLRRHAFGATLFVLPGRLGGDNAWDPLGPRKPLLSADGIRQAAAAGIEIGSHGLTHRDLTRTDDTRLRAEVSGSRALLYDVTGAHIHGFCYPYGLADHRTVEAVREAGYSYACATATTPGDLTGPYALPRVHIGERDTAWRLHLKRHLHRLRRRPVDGV; encoded by the coding sequence ATGTACCACTCCGTCGACGACTGCTCCCACGACCCGTACCGCGTCACGGTCTCGCCCCACCGCCTCGACCGCCAGCTCACCTGGCTCCGCCGCCGGGGCCTGCGCGGCGTCGGCGTGCACGAACTGCTCGCCGCACGCGCCCGCGGGGAAGGCCAGAACCTGGTGGGCCTGACCTTCGACGACGGCTACGCCGACTTCGTCACGCACGCCCTTCCGCTCCTGCGCCGCCACGCCTTCGGCGCCACCCTGTTCGTACTGCCGGGCAGGCTGGGCGGCGACAACGCCTGGGACCCCCTCGGCCCCCGCAAGCCACTGCTGTCGGCGGACGGCATCCGCCAGGCCGCCGCCGCGGGCATCGAGATCGGCTCGCACGGCCTCACCCACAGGGACCTGACCCGCACCGACGACACACGGCTCCGCGCCGAGGTGAGCGGCAGCAGAGCACTGCTCTACGACGTGACCGGTGCTCACATCCACGGCTTCTGCTACCCGTACGGCCTAGCCGACCACCGAACCGTCGAAGCCGTACGCGAGGCGGGCTACAGCTACGCCTGCGCCACCGCCACCACCCCCGGCGACCTGACCGGCCCCTACGCCCTCCCCCGCGTCCACATCGGCGAGCGCGACACGGCCTGGCGACTGCACCTCAAGCGCCACCTGCACCGCCTGCGCCGCCGCCCCGTCGACGGCGTGTGA